A single genomic interval of bacterium harbors:
- a CDS encoding MmgE/PrpD family protein — MEKSVSRQIAEFAVALRYEDLPEAVIHEVKRYLYDSIGCAYGSSHTKDVGIIRDIYLEMGGTEEATVIGFGDKMPAVNASLVNSLMIRALDFNDIYWKEDPSHPSDIIPAALAAGEKVNASMKSVITAIVLAYEFEQRLCEFAVPGVRERKWHHATLTQFVSPIVAGKMLGLDVDQMVHAIGINGSHNHTIGCPTAGKLTMMKNTVDPMAVQAGVFAALMAQKGYSGTEAVFEGKEGLMDVYGPDWDMDKLLGGLGDSWKILECSMKAFPTEALTHTHLSCVLKLVTENNISHEQIEEVRVTTIARACDILFDPHKYRPDSRETADHSLPYCIAACLVDHKITTQSFSDEKLKDPRIWEVIDKIKGEASEEFERMFPAKQPSRVVIRTTDGDEYTEYLEYPKGDPREPMTEEDLDNKFIALSGKLLQADAQQNKKDIIFSAEQYSARDFMKSLIV; from the coding sequence ATGGAAAAAAGTGTTTCAAGGCAGATTGCGGAATTCGCGGTCGCACTGCGGTATGAAGACCTTCCAGAAGCCGTCATCCATGAGGTCAAACGTTACCTGTATGACTCCATCGGCTGCGCGTACGGATCGTCGCATACGAAGGATGTCGGTATCATCAGGGACATTTACCTGGAGATGGGTGGCACGGAAGAAGCCACGGTCATTGGATTCGGCGACAAGATGCCGGCAGTCAATGCTTCACTGGTCAATTCGCTGATGATACGCGCGCTCGATTTCAACGACATTTACTGGAAGGAAGACCCCAGCCATCCTTCCGACATTATTCCAGCTGCACTGGCAGCCGGAGAAAAAGTGAACGCATCGATGAAGAGTGTGATAACTGCCATCGTCCTGGCCTACGAGTTCGAGCAGCGGCTCTGTGAATTCGCCGTTCCCGGTGTGCGTGAGCGAAAATGGCATCATGCGACTCTGACGCAGTTCGTTTCGCCGATCGTCGCCGGAAAAATGCTCGGTCTCGACGTCGATCAGATGGTCCATGCCATCGGCATCAACGGCAGCCATAATCACACCATTGGTTGTCCCACCGCCGGCAAACTGACAATGATGAAAAACACGGTGGACCCCATGGCAGTGCAGGCTGGTGTGTTCGCTGCACTCATGGCCCAGAAGGGATACAGCGGCACCGAAGCGGTGTTTGAAGGGAAGGAAGGACTGATGGATGTGTACGGTCCCGACTGGGATATGGACAAGCTGCTGGGTGGTCTCGGGGATTCATGGAAAATCCTCGAATGCAGCATGAAGGCATTCCCTACGGAGGCGTTAACGCATACGCATCTCAGTTGCGTTCTCAAGCTTGTAACGGAAAACAACATCAGTCACGAGCAAATCGAGGAAGTGCGTGTGACCACGATTGCACGTGCCTGTGACATTCTTTTCGATCCGCACAAGTATCGTCCCGATTCCCGTGAGACGGCGGATCATTCCCTGCCTTACTGCATTGCGGCTTGCCTGGTCGATCACAAGATTACCACGCAGTCTTTCTCTGACGAGAAACTGAAAGACCCGCGCATCTGGGAAGTGATCGACAAAATCAAGGGTGAGGCTTCCGAGGAATTTGAACGCATGTTCCCGGCGAAGCAGCCTTCCCGTGTGGTCATCCGTACCACGGATGGGGACGAATACACCGAATACCTCGAGTATCCCAAGGGCGATCCCAGAGAGCCCATGACGGAAGAGGATCTCGACAATAAATTCATCGCATTGTCCGGCAAGCTGCTGCAGGCCGACGCACAGCAGAATAAAAAGGATATCATCTTCAGTGCGGAGCAGTATTCCGCACGTGATTTCATGAAAAGTCTGATTGTATAG